Proteins from one Mycoplasma sp. Pen4 genomic window:
- the lgt gene encoding prolipoprotein diacylglyceryl transferase → MNSINLPSYIPSQAIPEGTPTILFSIGGYQMHLYSLMIMFGFITSILTVAFFWYRQKWDLGILYITILITIPSGILGGRLGFIIERLIYNPENPFPGSAWYEIWKGGMSIQGGVILAAALDALYLWTKRSVIDLRKAYSIILPAVLVGQFVGRFGNYSNHEVYGRIDWSGASVLPFGKTFADNMYISDDLTNRLGLEGAYRYPLFLYEGLANLFGYILIIWVFVFFGIFKPGASGALYLVWYGLTRAALEPLREESYGLYSTVAIIFVVLGSIQFLYFQFWGKFKYVRHFEKYRFTYSLADPEKYQRYVYYSSFQFMFTKIAMWIKAFKIQRNTKKEQKVMKKV, encoded by the coding sequence ATGAATAGTATAAATTTACCATCATATATACCTAGTCAAGCAATACCTGAAGGTACACCAACAATATTATTTAGCATTGGTGGATATCAAATGCACTTGTATTCATTAATGATTATGTTTGGTTTTATTACTTCAATCTTGACAGTAGCATTCTTTTGATACCGTCAAAAATGAGATTTAGGAATTCTTTACATAACAATTTTAATCACAATTCCATCAGGTATTTTAGGTGGACGTTTAGGATTTATTATAGAAAGATTAATTTACAATCCTGAAAATCCATTTCCGGGCTCTGCATGGTATGAGATATGAAAAGGTGGCATGTCAATTCAAGGTGGGGTTATTTTAGCTGCTGCACTTGACGCGTTATACCTATGAACAAAAAGATCAGTAATCGACTTACGCAAAGCATATAGCATTATTTTACCTGCTGTTTTAGTCGGACAGTTTGTAGGACGTTTCGGAAACTACTCAAACCATGAGGTTTATGGTAGAATCGACTGATCAGGAGCAAGTGTGCTTCCTTTTGGAAAAACATTTGCTGATAATATGTACATTTCAGATGATTTAACAAATCGTTTAGGGCTAGAGGGTGCATATAGATATCCTTTATTCTTATATGAAGGTCTTGCTAACTTATTTGGTTACATCTTAATAATTTGAGTATTTGTTTTCTTTGGTATCTTTAAACCAGGTGCATCAGGAGCTTTATATCTTGTATGATATGGATTAACTCGTGCTGCATTAGAACCGCTTAGAGAAGAATCATATGGTCTTTACTCAACTGTAGCTATTATATTTGTTGTTTTAGGATCAATTCAATTCCTTTACTTCCAATTCTGAGGAAAATTCAAATATGTAAGACATTTTGAAAAATATAGATTCACATATTCACTTGCTGATCCTGAAAAATATCAAAGATATGTTTATTATTCATCATTCCAATTTATGTTTACAAAAATTGCAATGTGAATTAAAGCATTTAAAATACAACGTAATACTAAAAAAGAACAAAAAGTAATGAAAAAAGTGTAA
- a CDS encoding NAD(P)/FAD-dependent oxidoreductase, which translates to MKKYYDLVIIGGGPAGLNAALYASRANLKVTFVEKSTPGGKLSATEKVENWLGTEKIEGWQLAQEFFDHSQKYGAEYQYGDVVEVENISDTEKNVYLADGTVLVTKTVLIATGMKNKVPTFIKNIDKFINRGVSFCAICDGPLFGKNPTIVLGAGNSAVEESTYLSSIASEVHIVIKGDDFTAERRLVDDLLKLPNVRIHRNSKIVELNGDSQLESATVEDENGNQQVIQVASFFPYIGMESTAWFLQNLDILDNQGFIITDENMETKVKGIFAAGDIRQKEIRQIITAVSDGAIAAKKITDLVNSEV; encoded by the coding sequence ATGAAAAAATATTACGATTTAGTTATCATCGGTGGGGGACCAGCAGGGCTTAATGCTGCTTTATATGCCTCAAGAGCAAATCTTAAAGTTACATTTGTGGAAAAATCAACTCCAGGTGGTAAATTATCTGCAACTGAAAAAGTTGAAAACTGACTTGGAACAGAAAAAATTGAAGGGTGACAATTAGCTCAAGAATTCTTTGATCACTCTCAAAAATATGGAGCAGAATATCAATATGGTGATGTAGTTGAAGTTGAAAACATCAGTGACACAGAGAAAAATGTTTATTTAGCTGACGGAACAGTTCTTGTTACAAAAACAGTTTTAATTGCAACTGGTATGAAAAATAAAGTACCTACATTCATTAAAAACATTGATAAATTCATTAATAGAGGTGTAAGTTTTTGTGCTATTTGTGATGGTCCATTATTTGGTAAAAATCCAACAATCGTGCTTGGAGCAGGTAATTCAGCAGTTGAAGAATCAACTTATTTATCAAGCATTGCTTCAGAAGTGCATATTGTTATCAAGGGAGATGATTTTACTGCGGAAAGAAGACTTGTTGACGATTTATTAAAATTACCAAACGTACGTATTCATAGAAACTCTAAAATAGTTGAATTAAATGGTGATTCACAACTAGAATCAGCCACTGTAGAAGATGAAAACGGAAATCAACAAGTTATTCAAGTTGCTTCATTTTTCCCATATATTGGTATGGAATCTACAGCATGATTTTTACAAAATTTAGATATTTTAGATAATCAAGGTTTCATTATTACTGATGAAAACATGGAAACAAAAGTAAAAGGTATTTTTGCTGCTGGAGATATCAGACAAAAAGAAATTCGTCAAATTATTACTGCAGTTAGTGATGGAGCTATTGCTGCAAAGAAAATTACTGATTTAGTTAACTCAGAAGTCTAA
- a CDS encoding ribose-phosphate pyrophosphokinase, which produces MNRNECVIFGMQNAYKLAKKVSEYVGIPLSQMNKTVYADGEVMIVAEDTVREKDVFIIASTSRPVNDNIMELLLFIDSLKRASARTINVTLTYYGYARQDRKASGRQPIGAKLVADLLQTAGATRITCVDLHNPSIQGFFNIPVDDLRGQYPLALALRKNENSFTVVSPDHGGTVRARKLAELIADTVKICIIDKRRTGVNQTEVMGIIGNIEGKNAVIIDDIIDTGGTILKAVDTLKQHGAKRIIVAATHGVFTKGFEPFQNNPNVEKVIITDSIDNSELQVKYSKLEIISLGEFLGKVMDATLDQTSITSVYKEFKEEINKQNK; this is translated from the coding sequence ATGAACAGAAACGAATGTGTAATTTTTGGTATGCAAAATGCATACAAACTAGCTAAAAAGGTATCTGAATACGTTGGTATTCCGCTTTCTCAAATGAATAAAACGGTTTATGCTGATGGCGAAGTAATGATTGTTGCTGAAGATACCGTTAGAGAGAAAGATGTGTTTATTATTGCAAGCACTTCAAGACCAGTAAATGATAATATTATGGAATTATTGCTTTTTATTGACTCGCTTAAAAGAGCAAGCGCAAGAACTATCAATGTGACTTTAACATACTATGGTTATGCAAGACAAGACAGAAAAGCAAGTGGTAGACAACCGATCGGAGCAAAATTAGTTGCTGACTTATTACAAACTGCTGGAGCAACTAGAATTACATGCGTGGATTTACATAATCCATCAATTCAAGGTTTCTTTAATATTCCAGTTGATGATTTAAGAGGACAATATCCTTTAGCACTTGCTCTTAGAAAGAATGAGAATAGTTTTACTGTTGTTTCACCTGATCATGGTGGCACAGTTAGAGCTAGAAAACTTGCTGAGTTAATTGCTGATACTGTTAAAATTTGTATTATTGACAAACGTAGAACAGGTGTCAATCAAACTGAAGTTATGGGAATCATTGGTAATATCGAAGGCAAAAATGCAGTTATTATCGATGATATTATTGACACAGGTGGAACAATTTTAAAAGCAGTAGATACACTTAAACAACATGGTGCAAAACGTATAATAGTAGCCGCTACACATGGTGTATTTACAAAAGGCTTTGAGCCATTTCAAAACAATCCTAATGTTGAAAAAGTTATCATTACAGATAGTATTGATAATTCAGAATTACAAGTGAAATACTCTAAATTAGAGATTATTTCACTAGGTGAATTTTTAGGTAAAGTAATGGATGCAACACTTGATCAAACAAGTATTACAAGCGTTTACAAAGAATTTAAGGAAGAGATTAATAAACAAAATAAATAA
- the rsmG gene encoding 16S rRNA (guanine(527)-N(7))-methyltransferase RsmG, translated as MIKKEKVQQMCLTNGWDFKLFEEYVNLIEEYNKVMNLTGFSGERLWEEGILESLVFMLDITNGYENSEILDIGAGAGFPSIPYVLTKPTNKVTIYEPIKKRVNFLNIVIEKLNLRDYVTVFTMRSEEQKEKNLFEIVTARAVADIRALLMSSFHLVKVGGKMALMKGPAYKEELEKATSIFKQLDYVLDVKDFKSEDISRENYIVTITKKRSTPKQFPYLWKDIKKQQ; from the coding sequence ATGATAAAAAAAGAAAAAGTACAACAAATGTGTCTTACAAATGGGTGAGACTTTAAACTATTCGAAGAATATGTAAATTTAATCGAAGAATATAATAAAGTAATGAATTTAACAGGTTTTTCAGGGGAAAGACTTTGAGAAGAAGGTATTCTCGAATCATTAGTATTTATGCTTGATATTACTAATGGTTATGAAAATTCTGAAATTTTAGATATTGGTGCAGGCGCAGGATTTCCGTCTATTCCTTATGTGTTAACAAAACCAACTAATAAAGTTACGATTTATGAACCAATTAAAAAGAGAGTAAATTTCTTAAATATAGTGATTGAAAAATTAAACTTACGAGACTATGTCACAGTGTTTACAATGCGTAGTGAAGAACAAAAAGAAAAGAATCTTTTTGAGATAGTTACCGCTAGAGCTGTCGCTGATATTAGAGCACTTTTAATGTCATCGTTCCACTTAGTAAAAGTGGGTGGCAAAATGGCATTAATGAAAGGCCCAGCATATAAAGAAGAATTGGAAAAAGCGACATCTATTTTTAAACAATTAGACTATGTCCTAGATGTAAAAGACTTTAAATCCGAGGATATATCTCGTGAAAATTACATAGTAACAATCACCAAAAAACGTTCAACACCTAAACAATTCCCTTACTTATGAAAAGACATTAAAAAACAACAATAA
- a CDS encoding endonuclease yields the protein MKLRKLLLTLTTPLVSLTSFGAIACAQPTDDNKGTKQPNTPTDGKPNEIEAINPKTDKKPAQPQPTTNPESPKAPKGTVMSFEEANNVIVPVTIPADQFDNVIAFLKAENAYVFFSYRDHSISVGGKDNSITIGTLIQDGKDKNLQLADATKKTFVNRKNKEYPNSKIASTFDETQNKVRISYYVASKNAESNTFTYSDKTFTSEFVLQKGEEIPPTKEVQPRTVITPVDQPAETNTTTLTPITISNYIYDSSNNYYAAANGLKGEALLNKLLEIQSRYLSGIRSYDGLKSFYNSYNAFRDNFYEKDRTILDIYSENPNGKDPYTYRNYGGSGSKNEGSGMNREHLIPQSWFGKSSPMVSDAHHVFPTDIKVNGRRGNYPHGDVKGLASWTSRNGSKLGTGTGRQIVFEPVDAFKGDIARAYLYFTTTYSNRSLHNMGTSIFTRSFPYIKQPFLDTYLKWNNEDKVSEWDIKRNNETAKYQGGLRNPFIDYPNLAESIFGSNPKPFVNKGVLKGIRQV from the coding sequence ATGAAATTACGTAAATTATTATTAACACTTACAACACCATTAGTGTCTTTAACATCATTTGGAGCTATTGCTTGTGCACAACCAACTGACGATAATAAAGGAACAAAACAACCAAATACTCCAACTGATGGAAAACCAAATGAAATTGAAGCAATAAATCCAAAAACTGACAAAAAACCAGCACAACCCCAACCAACTACTAACCCAGAATCACCTAAAGCACCTAAGGGCACTGTAATGTCATTTGAAGAAGCAAATAATGTTATTGTTCCAGTAACAATACCTGCTGATCAATTCGACAATGTAATTGCATTTTTAAAAGCAGAAAACGCATATGTTTTCTTCTCGTATAGAGATCATAGTATTTCGGTCGGTGGTAAAGATAATTCAATTACTATTGGTACATTAATTCAAGATGGTAAGGATAAAAATTTACAATTAGCTGATGCAACTAAAAAAACATTTGTAAATAGAAAGAATAAAGAATACCCAAACTCTAAAATTGCATCAACTTTTGATGAAACACAAAATAAAGTTAGAATCTCTTATTATGTGGCATCAAAAAATGCAGAAAGCAACACATTTACTTACTCAGATAAAACTTTTACTAGTGAATTTGTTCTACAAAAAGGTGAAGAAATACCTCCTACAAAAGAAGTTCAGCCAAGAACAGTTATAACACCTGTTGACCAGCCTGCAGAAACAAATACTACAACATTAACACCAATCACAATATCAAATTATATTTATGACTCAAGCAACAATTACTATGCAGCTGCTAACGGATTAAAAGGTGAAGCACTGTTAAATAAATTATTAGAAATTCAAAGTAGATATCTTAGCGGTATTAGATCATATGATGGTTTAAAATCATTTTATAACTCATACAATGCATTTAGAGATAATTTCTACGAAAAAGATAGAACAATCTTAGATATCTACTCTGAAAATCCAAATGGAAAAGATCCATATACATATAGAAACTATGGTGGTAGTGGAAGTAAAAATGAAGGTTCAGGTATGAACCGTGAACACTTAATTCCACAATCATGATTTGGTAAATCTTCACCAATGGTTAGTGATGCACACCATGTTTTCCCAACAGACATTAAAGTTAACGGAAGAAGAGGTAATTATCCACACGGTGATGTCAAAGGTTTAGCAAGTTGAACGTCAAGAAATGGATCAAAATTAGGTACAGGTACAGGTCGTCAAATTGTTTTTGAACCAGTCGATGCATTTAAAGGTGATATTGCAAGAGCATATCTTTACTTTACAACAACATACAGCAACAGATCATTACACAACATGGGAACAAGTATATTCACACGTAGTTTCCCTTACATTAAACAACCATTCTTAGATACATACCTTAAATGAAATAACGAAGATAAAGTATCTGAGTGAGATATTAAGAGAAATAATGAGACAGCAAAATATCAAGGTGGATTACGTAACCCATTCATTGACTATCCAAATCTTGCTGAATCAATTTTCGGAAGCAATCCTAAACCATTCGTTAACAAAGGTGTTTTAAAAGGAATTAGACAAGTATAA
- a CDS encoding endonuclease — MKFKKYLLTLATPLVSLVSLSSIACAQPTKDNKETNQPNTPKVTPITYNENMTLNSGENSLKPLPISKSEAPVIINLLSKPNAIANYDYRENNLTIGGTAIATLVDSGKENKLQLADAEQKTYVHTNGNTYPNAKIKVSYNPETKEVTLRHYVAHRNPDKSFLYSDNVFTTRFILNVPNDTSTSKPNTNNNVDTSHENTNTTIAVEPVEINNYRYDASNKYYEAANGLKGKELLDKLLEIQSKYRNNVKEYKDIPIFYKSTDTFRDKYYEKDNTFLDIYSENPNGADPYNYTRYDGFRANEEGEGTNREHLIPQSWFGKEWPMHDDIHHIFPTDIKVNALRSSFPHGIVETVKEDGTSQNGSKLGFDHDGETVFEPIDAFKGDIARAYLYFTVTYSDENLSVGRGNQSSNDRSVFTRVFPYIKPKFLNIYLNWNAQDKVSEWDIYRNQKISEFEGGLRNPFIDYPNLAESIFGSNPKPFVNKGVLVGINK, encoded by the coding sequence ATGAAATTCAAAAAATATTTATTAACACTTGCTACTCCATTGGTTTCATTAGTATCTTTAAGCTCAATTGCTTGTGCACAACCAACCAAAGATAATAAAGAAACAAATCAACCAAACACTCCAAAAGTTACTCCAATTACATACAATGAAAACATGACATTAAATAGTGGTGAAAACTCACTAAAACCACTTCCTATCTCAAAATCTGAAGCACCAGTTATTATCAATTTGTTATCTAAACCAAACGCAATTGCAAATTATGATTATAGAGAAAATAACTTAACAATTGGTGGTACAGCCATTGCAACTCTTGTTGATTCTGGAAAAGAAAACAAATTACAATTAGCAGATGCAGAACAAAAAACTTATGTTCACACAAATGGCAATACATATCCAAATGCGAAAATTAAAGTTTCATACAATCCAGAGACTAAAGAAGTTACATTAAGACATTATGTTGCACATAGAAACCCAGATAAATCTTTCTTATACTCTGATAATGTCTTTACTACTAGATTTATTTTAAATGTTCCAAATGACACTTCAACATCAAAACCAAACACAAATAACAATGTAGATACATCACATGAAAATACAAATACAACAATCGCAGTTGAACCAGTTGAAATCAACAATTATCGTTATGATGCATCAAACAAATATTATGAAGCAGCTAATGGATTAAAAGGTAAAGAATTATTAGATAAATTATTAGAAATTCAAAGTAAATATCGTAATAATGTTAAAGAATATAAAGATATACCAATTTTTTATAAATCTACAGATACTTTTAGAGATAAATATTACGAAAAGGATAATACATTTTTGGATATTTACTCAGAAAATCCAAATGGTGCAGACCCATATAACTACACAAGATATGATGGTTTTAGAGCTAATGAAGAGGGTGAAGGAACAAATAGAGAGCACTTAATTCCACAATCATGATTTGGTAAAGAATGACCTATGCATGATGATATTCATCACATTTTCCCTACAGACATTAAAGTTAATGCATTAAGAAGTAGTTTTCCACATGGTATCGTTGAAACCGTTAAAGAAGATGGAACTTCACAAAATGGAAGCAAACTAGGTTTTGATCACGATGGTGAAACTGTATTTGAACCTATTGATGCATTTAAAGGCGATATTGCTAGAGCATACCTTTATTTCACAGTTACATATAGTGATGAGAATTTAAGTGTTGGTCGTGGTAACCAAAGTTCAAATGATAGATCAGTATTCACAAGAGTGTTCCCATACATTAAACCTAAATTCTTAAATATTTACTTAAATTGAAATGCACAAGATAAAGTTTCAGAATGAGATATTTACAGAAATCAAAAGATTTCAGAATTCGAGGGTGGTTTACGTAACCCATTCATTGATTATCCAAATCTTGCTGAATCCATTTTTGGAAGCAATCCTAAACCATTTGTTAACAAAGGTGTTTTAGTTGGTATTAACAAATAA
- a CDS encoding endonuclease: MKFKKLLLLLAPSITLGATIMSVSCTAKQETKTQPVINENKYVYDNTNKYYEAADGLKGKELLDKLLEIQSKHFGGVGSYGGLKSFYKTYNAFKDKYYEKDNSLLDIYSENPDGNDPYNYPTYVGGNATGKEGGGTNREHLIPQSWFGKSSPMVSDAHHVFPTDIKVNGIRGNYPHGDVANSVQWTSENGSKLGQSASNITVFEPINTFKGDIARAYLYFTVTYSNKALNETSQSIFKTVFPFIKEEFLDTYIKWNKQDEVSKWDIDRNNETAKYQGGLRNPFIDYPNLDESIFGSDPKPFINKGILVDIK, encoded by the coding sequence ATGAAATTTAAAAAATTACTTTTATTACTTGCTCCAAGCATTACACTTGGTGCAACAATTATGAGTGTTTCATGTACAGCAAAACAAGAAACAAAAACTCAACCAGTTATAAACGAGAACAAATACGTTTATGACAATACAAATAAGTATTATGAAGCAGCAGATGGATTAAAGGGTAAAGAATTATTAGATAAATTATTAGAAATCCAAAGCAAACACTTCGGTGGCGTAGGTTCATACGGTGGATTGAAATCATTTTATAAAACATATAATGCTTTTAAAGATAAATATTATGAAAAAGATAACTCATTATTAGATATTTATTCAGAAAATCCTGATGGTAATGATCCATATAACTATCCAACATATGTTGGTGGGAATGCAACAGGAAAAGAAGGGGGTGGAACAAATAGAGAGCACTTAATTCCACAATCATGATTTGGTAAATCTTCACCAATGGTTAGTGATGCACACCATGTTTTCCCAACAGACATTAAAGTTAATGGTATAAGAGGAAATTATCCACACGGTGACGTTGCTAATTCAGTTCAATGAACTTCAGAAAACGGTTCAAAATTAGGTCAAAGCGCAAGCAATATCACTGTATTTGAACCAATTAATACATTTAAGGGTGATATTGCTAGAGCATACCTTTATTTCACAGTTACATATTCAAATAAAGCACTTAATGAAACATCACAAAGTATTTTCAAGACAGTCTTTCCTTTTATAAAAGAAGAATTCTTAGATACATATATTAAGTGAAATAAACAAGATGAAGTTTCAAAATGAGACATTGATAGAAATAATGAAACCGCAAAATATCAAGGTGGATTACGTAACCCATTCATTGATTATCCAAATCTTGATGAATCAATTTTTGGAAGCGATCCTAAACCATTTATTAACAAAGGTATTTTAGTAGATATAAAATAA
- a CDS encoding HAD-IIB family hydrolase has product MQKPKIIFIDLDGTTLDGPGEKFWQKKPTQYTCDVIKKVSKTIPVYASTGRGAKKSTGELVKMFGPETYIAWNGATTVVDGQIVNEEIMPKDVAEALFKEIKKHRCFVVFNSNADKYAFVRNWVYKLFMKFGGKSANYHKDFKNDFGIRKGLVWSLSTKKIQRLGKKWQKQFEGVLEFAFTGEKNNILEITRANVSKGQEEVRFCKMLGINPKDAMHIGDSMNDASAKGRVGTLVALANSTQELKDIADIVTEYPCNKSGLAKFLEQFIEE; this is encoded by the coding sequence ATGCAAAAACCCAAAATTATTTTCATCGATTTAGATGGAACAACTCTAGATGGACCAGGTGAGAAATTTTGACAAAAAAAACCTACACAATATACTTGTGACGTAATTAAAAAAGTAAGCAAAACAATTCCCGTTTATGCATCTACAGGGCGTGGTGCTAAGAAATCAACAGGCGAATTAGTTAAAATGTTTGGACCTGAAACGTATATTGCTTGAAATGGTGCAACAACAGTGGTTGATGGACAAATTGTAAATGAAGAAATCATGCCAAAAGATGTTGCAGAAGCTTTATTTAAAGAAATTAAAAAACACCGTTGCTTTGTTGTTTTTAACTCAAATGCAGATAAATATGCATTCGTAAGAAATTGAGTTTATAAATTATTTATGAAATTTGGTGGTAAATCAGCAAACTATCATAAAGATTTTAAAAATGACTTTGGAATTAGAAAAGGTTTAGTTTGAAGTTTATCAACTAAAAAAATCCAAAGATTAGGTAAAAAATGACAAAAACAATTTGAAGGTGTGCTTGAATTCGCTTTTACTGGTGAAAAAAATAATATTTTAGAAATCACACGTGCAAATGTTTCAAAAGGTCAAGAAGAAGTTCGTTTCTGTAAAATGCTAGGTATTAATCCAAAAGATGCAATGCACATTGGTGATTCAATGAACGATGCATCTGCAAAAGGAAGAGTTGGAACATTGGTTGCTTTAGCAAACTCAACACAAGAACTTAAGGATATTGCTGATATCGTTACCGAATACCCATGCAATAAATCTGGTCTTGCTAAATTTTTAGAACAATTTATTGAAGAATAA